From Uloborus diversus isolate 005 chromosome 8, Udiv.v.3.1, whole genome shotgun sequence, a single genomic window includes:
- the LOC129228568 gene encoding uncharacterized protein LOC129228568: MTESEKLPKEMSRQFVFHPYLPHEKDIPPDEKISFHDILPVKMVKFVKQMVEEAPWEQMFMKMVRMIVDQFVDKIIEKMFAHKEDEHDKWRSMDVVLTPTWILPTYATPVVRLRRAVAEHSKEGLQGELSSPLPRMKIINEIIKKKKSIEEHSWLDQFLDYVFPDTKSSPADEKANYRIEKRETAVASRNKILRKIILFFVETYEKFAEFPFNSNPDDKFQDSVRYRVLKEVLPALFETKHQTDDDNFDMRNSIFLSSGTDSLPANLARRDLNKESLKIASENSHRRKRSLGIRSNRMEDEERLWQASRRSKPPSHNRRDECSLRQACNAGRLLSRLPSIHEITLQLRSYHNEPHWDAFLWGIKKKKCTKIYCKRHRSPKGSKYHHWDSKEDSISRRHDHSKISSHSEEESSETPVSTQKTFNF, translated from the exons ATGACGGAATCTGAGAAACTTCCAAAAGAAATGTCCAGACAATTTGTCTTCCATCCGTATCTTCCACACGAAAAAGACATTCCACCTGACGAGAAAATATCCTTTCATGACATTCTTCCAGTGAAAATGGTAAAATTTGTCAAGCAGATGGTAGAAGAAGCACCATGGGAGCAAATGTTCATGAAAATGGTGCGTATGATTGTTGATCAGTTTGTTGACAAAATCATAGAAAAAATGTTTGCGCATAAGGAAGATGAACATGACAAATGGAGGTCGATGGATGTTGTACTGACACCAACATGGATTCTTCCGACTTACGCAACTCCTGTTGTACGTTTGCGGAGGGCTGTAGCAGAACATTCTAAAGAAGGCCTGCAAGGTGAACTTTCAAGCCCCTTACCACGGATGAAAatcataaatgaaataattaaaaagaaaaaaagtattgaagAACATTCCTGGTTGGATCAGTTTTTAGATTACGTGTTCCCAGATACAAAATCTTCGCCTGCAGATGAGAAAGCGAACTACAGAATAGAAAAACGCGAAACAGCTGTTGCCAGTAGAAACAAAATACTGCGaaagataattttgtttttcgtGGAAACCTACGAAAAATTCGCTGAGTTTCCCTTCAACAGCAACCCTGATGATAAATTTCAAGATTCGGTGCGATATCGTGTTCTAAAAGAAGTTCTTCCCGCTCTCTTTGAAACAAAGCACCAAACTGATGACGATAACTTCGACATGCGTAATTCAATATTTCTGAGCTCAGGCACTGATTCATTACCAGCTAATTTAGCGAGGCGCGACCTCAATAAAGAATCTCTAAAAATTGCATCTGAAAATTCCCACCGTCGCAAACGATCCTTGGGAATCAGAAGCAACAGGATGGAAGACGAGGAACGATTGTGGCAAGCCAGCCGGAGGTCCAAACCTCCGAGTCATAACAGAAGGGATGAGTGCAGCCTCAGACAAGCCTGCAACGCCGGAAGGTTGCTCTCCCGATTACCTTCCATTCACGAGATTACACTCCAATTGAG aAGTTACCACAACGAACCTCATTGGGATGCCTTTCTTTGGGgtattaaaaagaagaaatgtaccAAAATATATTGCAAACGTCACAGATCACCAAAAGGCTCGAAATATCACCATTGGGATTCAAAAGAAGATTCCATTTCACGTAGACATGATCACAGCAAGATATCTTCACACTCGGAAGAAGAAAGTTCCGAAACACCAGTTTCAACACAAAAGACTTTCAATTTCTGA